In Gemmatimonas sp., one genomic interval encodes:
- a CDS encoding four helix bundle protein, with protein sequence MNDPRNLRVLEAALHFADAVHEHIDRLDFTRAPRIRAQLLRAVDSVPANIAEGARGSRAQFANHLRIARGSADEVGVHLRVARHAGAIAESEYWRCENKRVLVCKMLTRFLRTLDEEEAYAHHREHRRRSPQ encoded by the coding sequence ATGAACGATCCACGAAACCTCAGGGTGCTGGAAGCGGCGCTGCACTTCGCCGACGCCGTACACGAGCACATCGACCGTCTCGACTTCACGCGTGCACCACGCATCCGGGCGCAGCTGCTCCGCGCCGTCGACTCGGTGCCGGCCAACATCGCCGAAGGGGCGCGCGGCAGTCGCGCCCAGTTCGCCAATCACCTGCGTATCGCGCGCGGTTCAGCCGACGAGGTGGGCGTGCATCTGCGCGTCGCGCGCCACGCTGGTGCCATCGCCGAGTCGGAGTACTGGCGCTGCGAGAACAAGCGCGTGCTCGTGTGCAAGATGCTCACCCGCTTTCTCCGCACACTGGACGAGGAAGAGGCGTACGCTCACCATCGTGAGCACAGACGACGGTCCCCGCAGTAA
- a CDS encoding sodium:solute symporter family protein, with amino-acid sequence MTVSWIDWVIVLLSILVCFVPALFLAKRSGSSTTEFFASGRSVPWWLAGLSMVATTFSSDTPNWVTEQVRRYGVAGNWQWWAFVLTGIATVFFFARLWRRSGVLTDLEFYELRYSGREASLVRGFRAVYLGLFFNCFIMGMVTLAACKIANILFGLAPWQTILLTGLLNVVFAAHSGLWGVLVIDMIQFFIKMTAVFAAAWFSLVEVARRLGNSESGWLGLRLLVERLAPQQVVQGGGDAQPVMSVKDGLGQPILDMMPNFSMSELALMIFILPIAVSWWANWYPGAEPGGGSYIAQRMLASKSEKDSLGGTLFFNIAHYVLRPWPWIITALCSIIVYPDLASIKAAFPAADPALIGHDSAFPAMLKFLPVGFVGLMIGGLIAANSSTILTHLNWGSSYLVHDFYRRFVRRDAPDAHYVQAGRASTVLLYVVAALLSLTMSSAQQAFQVLLSIGAGTGLLYIARWFWWRVSAWCEIVAMVMSLVTSLAVPRLLPDADFATITLVQVGVTTLAWLVTAYVGPQTDQSTLLAFVRKVKPAGPGWTAQRAAAGVSDAEVVRENAIGVSLLGWIAGCLVIWSSLFAIGNFLYAPGDPSRLTDAWILTAVFLVSGSVLLGVTRKLWAESEG; translated from the coding sequence ATGACCGTCTCCTGGATCGATTGGGTCATTGTGCTGCTGTCCATCCTCGTCTGCTTCGTCCCGGCGCTCTTCCTGGCCAAGCGCTCGGGGAGCAGTACCACCGAGTTCTTCGCGTCCGGGCGGTCGGTGCCGTGGTGGCTCGCGGGCCTGTCCATGGTCGCCACGACCTTTTCGTCGGACACCCCCAACTGGGTCACGGAGCAGGTCCGCCGCTACGGGGTGGCGGGGAACTGGCAGTGGTGGGCCTTCGTACTCACCGGCATTGCCACGGTGTTCTTCTTCGCGCGGCTGTGGCGGCGCTCGGGGGTGCTCACCGACCTCGAGTTCTACGAGTTGCGTTACTCCGGTCGGGAGGCGTCCTTGGTGCGCGGCTTCCGGGCCGTGTACCTGGGACTCTTCTTCAACTGCTTCATCATGGGGATGGTGACCCTGGCGGCGTGCAAGATCGCGAACATCCTGTTCGGGCTCGCGCCGTGGCAGACGATCCTGCTCACCGGCCTGCTCAACGTGGTCTTTGCGGCGCACTCCGGTCTCTGGGGGGTGCTCGTCATCGACATGATCCAGTTCTTCATCAAGATGACAGCCGTCTTCGCGGCCGCGTGGTTCTCGCTCGTGGAGGTGGCTCGTCGCCTGGGCAACAGCGAGAGCGGCTGGCTTGGTCTGCGCCTGCTGGTCGAGCGGCTGGCGCCGCAGCAGGTGGTGCAGGGGGGCGGTGACGCCCAGCCGGTGATGTCGGTGAAGGATGGGCTCGGACAGCCCATTCTCGACATGATGCCGAACTTCAGCATGTCCGAGCTCGCGCTCATGATCTTCATTCTGCCCATCGCGGTGAGCTGGTGGGCCAACTGGTATCCGGGGGCCGAGCCGGGGGGCGGGTCCTATATCGCGCAGCGCATGCTCGCGTCGAAGTCGGAGAAGGATTCGTTGGGCGGCACCCTGTTCTTCAACATCGCCCACTACGTGCTGCGGCCGTGGCCGTGGATCATCACCGCGCTCTGCTCGATCATCGTCTACCCCGATCTGGCGTCCATCAAGGCGGCGTTTCCGGCGGCCGATCCGGCGCTCATCGGCCACGATTCGGCCTTCCCGGCGATGCTGAAGTTTCTCCCCGTCGGTTTCGTGGGGCTCATGATCGGCGGGCTCATTGCCGCCAACTCGTCGACGATCCTCACGCATCTCAACTGGGGGTCGTCCTACCTCGTGCACGACTTCTACCGGCGCTTCGTGCGTCGCGACGCGCCCGATGCGCACTACGTGCAGGCCGGGCGTGCGAGCACCGTGCTGCTGTACGTGGTGGCGGCGCTGCTGAGCCTCACCATGAGCAGCGCGCAGCAGGCGTTCCAGGTGCTGCTCTCCATTGGTGCCGGCACCGGCCTGCTGTACATCGCGCGCTGGTTCTGGTGGCGCGTCTCTGCATGGTGCGAGATCGTGGCCATGGTGATGTCGCTGGTGACGTCGTTGGCGGTGCCGCGGTTGCTGCCCGACGCGGATTTCGCCACCATCACGCTGGTGCAGGTGGGCGTGACCACGCTGGCGTGGCTGGTAACGGCCTACGTGGGACCGCAAACCGACCAATCCACCCTGCTGGCGTTCGTGCGCAAGGTGAAGCCGGCTGGCCCGGGGTGGACGGCGCAACGCGCCGCCGCCGGGGTCTCCGACGCCGAGGTGGTACGCGAGAACGCCATCGGGGTCTCGCTGCTGGGGTGGATCGCCGGCTGCCTCGTGATCTGGTCGTCGCTGTTCGCGATCGGCAACTTCCTGTACGCCCCGGGCGATCCGTCGCGCCTCACCGATGCGTGGATCCTGACGGCCGTGTTCCTGGTGAGCGGCAGTGTGCTGCTTGGCGTGACGCGGAAGCTGTGGGCGGAAAGCGAAGGGTAA
- a CDS encoding NosD domain-containing protein: MALTRAGALWRTVARVRHARMHARMHTLIGGLLLSWLPALPVRAQPLPIVRPVPGMLITRSVKVAPGTYYWSGRASLDSALLTVRGNDITVDLRGVTFVGLPPDSAPDAARGTAVRIDGGRNVRVHGLTARGYRIGILARNVRGLVLEHNDLSYGWKPRLFSIVEHESLNDWLSFHRNEQDEWLRFGAGVYLRGVIGGRIIGNTVRQSMNGLLLSHSDSLDIRRNDVSFNSGLGIGLYRASWHRIVENRADYNVRGSSHGFFQRGQDSAALLMFEQCTHNVVAYNSMTHSGDGLFLWAGQHTMDTGQGGSNDNLFLMNDFSFAPTNGMEATFSRNQFIGNRVVGSTHGLWGGYSYESRIVGNCFGDNRIGVAVEHGQGNLVGGNHFVGDTLALRVWADSVEPGEWGYPRHRDTRSRDWRVVENRFVRVGTRWQIVNTHVIDSSRNVQSDSLSGPCEPARIIPTTAWWRLPDIPGAPRRWPARAEASRGRDAIVVDEWGPYDWRSPKLWPLDSTRAVPLRLRVLGPSGRWRVASLRGVQSITPARGRTGDTVQVVPHRDATGDWRVELEFVGAATRSPRGVAARAGVPVRFAYERVEPTQHWVQRVFRYDDRTDPFRHPAAFDSLLRSTPLLERVAPRLDWLWSRPRDPAIPSTHFVMEATSTLSLPPGTWTLRTLSDDAVRVWVDDRLVIDHFVPHETVPAYARIASGHHQVRVQYVQVRGWVELRLDVLRGAVRPSAGSSGPH, translated from the coding sequence ATGGCTCTGACCCGCGCCGGGGCCCTGTGGCGCACCGTGGCGCGAGTGCGGCACGCGCGTATGCATGCGCGTATGCACACCCTGATCGGGGGGCTGCTGCTGTCGTGGCTGCCGGCGCTACCCGTGCGGGCGCAGCCGCTGCCCATCGTACGCCCTGTGCCGGGGATGCTCATTACGCGGTCGGTGAAAGTGGCTCCCGGGACCTACTACTGGAGCGGTCGGGCGTCACTGGACTCCGCGCTGCTCACCGTGCGCGGCAACGACATCACCGTGGACCTGCGCGGCGTGACCTTCGTTGGCCTGCCACCCGACAGTGCGCCCGATGCCGCGCGTGGTACCGCGGTGCGCATCGATGGGGGGCGCAACGTACGGGTGCATGGGCTCACGGCCCGTGGGTACCGCATCGGCATTCTCGCCCGCAACGTGCGCGGGCTCGTGCTCGAACACAACGACCTGTCGTACGGCTGGAAACCGCGACTGTTCAGCATCGTGGAGCACGAAAGCCTCAACGACTGGCTGTCGTTTCACCGGAATGAGCAGGACGAATGGCTGCGCTTCGGGGCCGGCGTGTACCTGCGTGGCGTCATCGGGGGGCGGATCATTGGAAACACCGTACGCCAGTCGATGAATGGCCTGCTGCTCTCGCACAGCGATTCCCTCGACATCCGGCGCAACGATGTCTCCTTCAACTCGGGGCTCGGCATTGGCCTGTACCGTGCCAGTTGGCACCGCATCGTCGAGAACCGGGCCGACTACAACGTCCGCGGTTCCTCGCATGGCTTCTTCCAGCGCGGGCAGGACTCGGCGGCGCTGCTCATGTTCGAGCAGTGCACGCACAACGTCGTGGCCTACAACAGCATGACACATAGTGGTGATGGCCTCTTTCTGTGGGCAGGCCAGCACACCATGGATACGGGGCAGGGAGGCTCGAACGACAACCTGTTTCTGATGAACGACTTCAGCTTCGCGCCCACCAACGGGATGGAAGCCACGTTCAGCCGGAACCAGTTCATCGGCAACCGGGTGGTGGGCAGTACGCACGGATTGTGGGGCGGCTACAGCTACGAGTCGCGCATTGTGGGCAACTGTTTCGGTGACAACCGTATCGGCGTGGCGGTCGAACACGGTCAGGGCAATCTCGTGGGTGGCAACCACTTCGTTGGCGACACCCTGGCCCTCCGCGTGTGGGCCGACTCGGTTGAACCCGGCGAGTGGGGCTATCCGCGCCACCGCGACACGCGCAGTCGCGACTGGCGCGTGGTGGAGAATCGCTTTGTCCGTGTGGGCACGCGCTGGCAGATCGTCAATACGCACGTGATCGACTCGAGTCGCAACGTGCAGAGCGACTCCCTGTCAGGTCCCTGCGAACCGGCCCGCATCATCCCCACCACGGCGTGGTGGCGGCTGCCGGATATTCCGGGTGCGCCGCGCCGTTGGCCGGCGCGTGCGGAGGCGTCACGCGGGCGCGACGCGATCGTGGTGGACGAGTGGGGGCCGTACGACTGGCGCTCGCCGAAGCTGTGGCCGCTCGACAGCACGCGCGCTGTGCCACTCCGGCTGCGGGTTCTCGGACCGTCAGGACGCTGGCGCGTGGCCTCGTTGCGCGGCGTCCAGTCAATCACCCCGGCCCGCGGCCGTACCGGGGATACGGTGCAGGTCGTACCGCATCGCGACGCCACGGGCGACTGGCGCGTGGAACTGGAGTTCGTGGGCGCGGCAACCCGGTCGCCGCGGGGCGTGGCAGCGCGCGCCGGGGTGCCCGTGCGGTTTGCGTACGAGCGCGTCGAGCCGACGCAGCACTGGGTGCAACGCGTCTTCCGTTACGACGACCGTACCGATCCGTTCCGCCACCCGGCCGCCTTCGACTCGCTGTTGCGTTCGACCCCGTTGCTCGAGCGCGTGGCACCGCGGCTCGACTGGCTCTGGTCGCGGCCGCGCGACCCGGCCATACCGAGCACCCACTTCGTCATGGAGGCCACCTCGACGCTGTCGTTGCCGCCCGGCACCTGGACGTTGCGCACGCTGAGTGACGACGCGGTCCGGGTGTGGGTGGATGACCGTCTGGTCATCGATCACTTCGTGCCCCACGAAACGGTACCGGCCTATGCCCGCATCGCAAGCGGGCACCATCAGGTGCGTGTGCAGTATGTTCAGGTCCGTGGCTGGGTGGAGCTGCGCCTCGATGTACTGCGTGGGGCGGTGCGCCCCTCGGCCGGCAGCAGCGGCCCGCACTGA
- a CDS encoding isoprenylcysteine carboxylmethyltransferase family protein, protein MDQDRGPDVKFPPPLLFVAGLGVGAVLDRYGRVPSVVPANVATQIAAILLIIVGLAIVYVGIFTFRRARTAVYPNRPATVIVQHGVYGWTRNPMYVGMTTFYVGGALLMHSLGALVLLPVVLRLLHVQVIVREERHLHAAFPEAYAAYCRRVRRWL, encoded by the coding sequence ATGGATCAGGACCGCGGCCCCGACGTGAAATTCCCACCCCCGCTGCTCTTCGTGGCGGGGCTGGGTGTGGGGGCGGTGCTCGATCGCTATGGGCGTGTCCCGTCGGTGGTGCCCGCCAACGTGGCCACGCAAATCGCCGCGATCCTGCTGATCATCGTGGGTCTGGCCATCGTGTATGTCGGCATCTTTACGTTTCGGCGCGCCCGCACCGCCGTCTATCCCAATCGCCCGGCAACGGTGATCGTGCAGCACGGCGTGTATGGGTGGACACGCAATCCCATGTACGTGGGAATGACCACGTTCTATGTGGGTGGTGCGCTGCTCATGCACTCGCTCGGGGCCCTGGTGCTGCTGCCCGTGGTGTTGCGCCTGCTGCACGTGCAGGTGATCGTGCGCGAGGAGCGGCATCTGCATGCGGCCTTTCCCGAGGCCTATGCCGCCTACTGTCGTCGGGTGCGTCGATGGCTCTGA
- a CDS encoding alkaline phosphatase D family protein, giving the protein MDRRLFVSDLARYAALCAVVPNVWRVTSRPRFVDDPFALGVASGDPTPTGGVLWTRLAPRPFEPDGGMEGTRVTVDWEVADDEGFTKVVQKGRATAAPELSFSVHIDVTGLLPDRWYFYRFRSGGAVSQVGRLRTTPADGAVTPLAFAFASCQNWEQGLFTAYEHMAREELDLVAHLGDYIYEYAGNPRGVRMHHGLEIRTLDDYRRRYAQYKSDPLLQAAHRRCPWVVTWDDHEVDNNYAGLVGENTMESTEQMRARRAAAYQAWWEHQPVRVPRVQSWADLSITRTINWGALARFWVLDTRQYRDDQACGDGTQPFCDEARDPRRGLLGAAQESWLLKGLDSSRSRWQVLAQQVMMGPYDAAEGDEVRTSMDQWSGYPAARDRLLGEIAKRAPNRTVAITGDIHSNWVNELRSDFSRPDRPVVAAEFVGTSIASGGNGGPVPPARLDDMKRENPHLKWFENRRGYVTCTVNTDTWRADYRSVPFVDKPGAPIATASSWRLEHGRAGITAL; this is encoded by the coding sequence ATGGACCGCCGCCTCTTCGTCTCCGATCTCGCGCGCTACGCCGCGCTCTGCGCCGTCGTCCCGAACGTCTGGCGCGTCACCTCCCGTCCCCGGTTTGTCGACGATCCGTTCGCCCTGGGGGTGGCCTCCGGCGACCCGACCCCCACCGGTGGCGTCCTGTGGACTCGTCTTGCCCCCCGTCCCTTCGAACCGGATGGCGGCATGGAGGGGACACGGGTCACCGTGGACTGGGAGGTGGCTGACGATGAGGGGTTCACGAAGGTCGTGCAGAAGGGGCGCGCCACGGCGGCGCCCGAACTCTCCTTCAGCGTGCATATCGACGTCACGGGGCTGCTCCCCGACCGCTGGTACTTCTACCGCTTTCGCTCCGGCGGCGCGGTGAGCCAGGTGGGACGTTTGCGCACCACGCCCGCCGATGGCGCCGTGACGCCGCTCGCATTTGCCTTTGCGAGCTGTCAGAACTGGGAGCAGGGACTCTTCACCGCCTACGAACATATGGCCCGCGAAGAGCTCGATCTGGTGGCGCACCTGGGCGATTACATCTACGAGTATGCCGGCAACCCGCGCGGTGTGCGCATGCACCACGGGCTCGAGATTCGCACGCTCGACGACTATCGGCGGCGGTATGCGCAGTACAAGTCCGATCCCCTGCTGCAGGCGGCCCACCGGCGTTGCCCCTGGGTGGTGACGTGGGATGATCACGAGGTGGACAACAACTACGCGGGGCTCGTGGGCGAGAACACCATGGAAAGCACCGAGCAGATGCGGGCTCGGCGTGCTGCTGCCTACCAGGCGTGGTGGGAACACCAGCCCGTGCGCGTGCCTCGGGTGCAATCGTGGGCCGATCTCTCCATCACCCGCACGATCAACTGGGGCGCGCTGGCGCGCTTCTGGGTGCTGGATACCCGCCAGTACCGGGATGATCAGGCGTGCGGCGATGGTACGCAGCCCTTCTGTGACGAGGCACGTGACCCGCGACGCGGACTCCTTGGCGCGGCGCAGGAATCATGGCTGCTGAAGGGACTCGACAGCTCGCGGTCACGCTGGCAGGTGCTCGCGCAGCAAGTGATGATGGGGCCGTACGATGCGGCCGAAGGCGACGAGGTGCGCACCAGTATGGATCAGTGGAGCGGCTATCCGGCCGCGCGCGACCGCTTGCTCGGCGAGATCGCCAAGCGGGCTCCCAATCGCACGGTCGCGATCACCGGCGACATTCACAGCAACTGGGTGAACGAGCTGCGCAGTGATTTCTCGCGACCCGACCGGCCGGTGGTGGCCGCTGAATTCGTGGGCACCAGCATTGCCTCGGGAGGGAACGGCGGCCCGGTCCCCCCGGCACGACTCGACGACATGAAGCGGGAGAATCCGCACCTCAAGTGGTTCGAGAATCGCCGCGGCTACGTGACGTGCACGGTGAACACCGACACGTGGCGCGCCGACTATCGCAGCGTGCCGTTCGTGGACAAACCCGGGGCACCCATCGCTACGGCATCGAGCTGGCGCCTCGAGCACGGCCGCGCCGGCATCACGGCACTGTAG